One window of the Paenibacillus beijingensis genome contains the following:
- the yihA gene encoding ribosome biogenesis GTP-binding protein YihA/YsxC: MKITQAEFIISAVQPHQYPDDALPEIALAGRSNVGKSSLINRMIQRKNLARTSSQPGKTQQLNYYRVNDQVYFVDFPGYGYAKVSKSQREAWGGMIERYLQQREPLKLVLLIVDIRHPPSADDVLMYGWLKHFDIPLCVVATKADKIPRGKWDKHIRMIRDKLQADPRDRVVLFSSETGNGRDQLWEVIAGAAGIGG; encoded by the coding sequence ATGAAAATAACGCAAGCCGAGTTTATTATCAGTGCGGTTCAGCCGCACCAGTACCCTGATGACGCCTTGCCGGAGATTGCTCTGGCGGGGCGTTCCAATGTCGGGAAATCGTCGCTGATCAACCGCATGATTCAGCGCAAAAACCTGGCGAGGACAAGCTCCCAGCCGGGCAAGACGCAGCAGCTTAACTATTACCGGGTCAACGATCAGGTATATTTTGTGGACTTTCCGGGTTACGGATACGCAAAAGTTTCGAAATCGCAGCGCGAGGCATGGGGAGGGATGATCGAGCGGTATTTGCAGCAGCGGGAGCCGCTGAAGCTCGTTCTGCTGATCGTCGATATCCGTCATCCTCCTTCAGCCGACGACGTGCTTATGTATGGATGGCTCAAGCATTTCGATATCCCGCTCTGCGTCGTTGCGACCAAGGCGGACAAAATTCCCCGCGGCAAATGGGACAAGCATATTCGCATGATCCGCGACAAACTGCAGGCCGATCCCCGGGACCGGGTTGTTTTATTTTCCTCGGAAACGGGTAACGGGAGAGACCAGCTGTGGGAGGTCATAGCCGGCGCGGCAGGAATCGGCGGCTGA